In Panicum virgatum strain AP13 chromosome 4N, P.virgatum_v5, whole genome shotgun sequence, a single window of DNA contains:
- the LOC120671552 gene encoding plasma membrane ATPase 4-like isoform X1, whose product MASLEDLKNENVDLESIPIQEVFAVLKSSPHGLTSNDGASRLQIFGPNKLEEKKESKLLKFLGFMWNPLSWVMEAAAIMAIVLANGGGRPPDWQDFVGIVTLLFINSTISFIEENNAGNAAAALMASLAPQTKVLRDGKWSEQDAAILVPGDIISIKLGDIIPADARLMDGDPLKIDQSALTGESLPVNKMPGDSIYSGSTCKQGEIEAVVIATGVHTFFGKAAHLVDSTNNVGHFQKVLTAIGNFCICSIAVGMLIEVIVMYPIQHRQYRDGIDNLLVLLIGGIPIAMPTVLSVTMAIGSHRLSQQGAITKRMTAIEEMAGMDVLCSDKTGTLTLNKLTVDKNMIEPFVKDLDKDAVVLYSARASRTENQDAIDASIVGMLADPREARAGIQEVHFMPFNPVDKRTAITYIDSDGTWHRISKGAPEQIIELCRLREDLSRRVHAIIAKFADRGLRSLAVARQRVPECSKDAPGGPWQFLAVLPLFDPPRHDSAETIRRALNLGVNVKMITGDQLAIGKETGRRLGMGTNMYPSSSLLKDGDTGGLPVDELIEKADGFAGVFPEHKYEIVRRLQERKHICGMTGDGVNDAPALKKADIGIAVADATDAARGASDIVLTEPGLSVIISAVLTSRAIFQRMKNYTIYAVSITIRVVLGFLLLALIWRFDFAPFMVLIIAVLNDGTIMTISKDRVKPSPMPDAWRLQEIFATGVVLGTYLALATVLFFWAVRDTTFFTDTFGVRHIGDSTEELMAAVYLQVSIISQALIFVTRARSWFFVERPGLLLVAAFLAAQLVATLIAVYADWPFARIKGVGWGWGAVIWLFTIVTFFPLDVFKFAIRYFLSGKQWNNVFDNKTAFTNELDYGKSKREAQWAIAQRSLHGLQQPEASGLFNTDNTNDFIELSEIAEQAKRRAEIARLRELHTLKGHVESVVKLKGLDIDTIQHNYTV is encoded by the exons ATGGCGTCGCTCGAGGACCTCAAGAACGAGAACGTCGACCTC GAGAGCATCCCGATCCAGGAGGTGTTCGCCGTCCTCAAGTCCTCGCCGCACGGGCTCACCTCCAACGATGGCGCCAGCCGGCTCCAGATCTTCGGCCCCAACAAGCTCGAGGAGAAGAAG GAGAGCAAGCTTCTCAAGTTCCTGGGGTTCATGTGGAACCCGCTCTCCTGGGTCATGGAGGCCGCCGCCATCATGGCCATCGTCCTCGCCAACGGAGGG ggGAGGCCGCCGGACTGGCAGGACTTCGTCGGGATCGTCACGCTGCTCTTCATCAACTCCACCATCAGCTTCATCGAGGAGAACAACGccggcaacgccgccgccgccctcatgGCCAGCCTCGCGCCCCAGACCAAG GTGCTGAGGGACGGCAAGTGGTCGGAGCAGGACGCGGCGATCCTGGTGCCCGGCGACATCATCAGCATCAAGCTCGGCGACATCATCCCGGCGGACGCGCGGCTGATGGACGGCGACCCGCTCAAGATCGACCAGTCGGCGCTCACCGGCGAGTCGCTCCCCGTCAACAAGATGCCCGGCGACAGCATCTACTCCGGGTCCACCTGCAAGCAGGGCGAGATCGAGGCCGTCGTCATCGCCACCGGCGTCCACACCTTCTTCGGCAAGGCCGCCCACCTGGTCGACAGCACCAACAACGTCGGCCACTTCCAGAAGGTGCTGACGGCGATCGGCAACTTCTGCATCTGCTCCATCGCGGTCGGGATGCTGATCGAGGTCATCGTCATGTACCCGATCCAGCACCGGCAGTACCGCGACGGCATCGACAACCTGCTCGTGCTGCTCATCGGCGGGATCCCCATCGCCATGCCCACCGTGCTGTCGGTGACCATGGCCATCGGGTCGCACCGGCTCTCCCAGCAGGGCGCCATCACCAAGCGCATGACGGCCATCGAGGAGATGGCCGGCATGGACGTGCTCTGCAGCGACAAGACCGGCACGCTCACCCTCAACAAGCTCACCGTCGACAAGAACATGATCGAG CCGTTTGTCAAGGATCTGGACAAGGACGCCGTAGTCCTGTACTCCGCTCGAGCTTCGAGAACCGAGAACCAGGACGCCATCGACGCGTCCATCGTCGGCATGCTCGCCGACCCCAGGGAG GCCCGTGCCGGCATCCAGGAGGTTCACTTCATGCCGTTCAACCCCGTGGACAAGCGCACGGCCATCACCTACATCGACTCCGACGGGACATGGCACCGCATCAGCAAAGGCGCGCCGGAGCAGATCATCGAGCTGTGCCGGCTCCGGGAGGACCTGAGCCGGCGGGTGCACGCCATCATCGCCAAGTTCGCCGACCGCGGGCTGCGGTcgctggcggtggcgcggcagcgCGTCCCCGAGTGCAGCAAGGACGCGCCGGGCGGCCCGTGGCAGTTCCTGGCCGTGCTCCCGCTCTTCGACCCGCCGCGGCACGACAGCGCCGAGACCATCCGGCGCGCGCTGAACCTGGGCGTGAACGTGAAGATGATCACCGGCGACCAGCTGGCCATCGGCAAGGAGACGGGGCGGCGGCTGGGCATGGGCACCAACATGTACCCGTCCAGCTCCCTGCTCAAGGACGGCGACACGGGCGGGCTCCCCGTGGATGAGCTGATCGAGAAGGCGGACGGGTTCGCCGGCGTGTTCCCGGAGCACAAGTACGAGATCGTGCGGCGGCTGCAGGAGCGGAAGCACATCTGCGGGATGACGGGCGACGGCGTGAACGACGCGCCGGCGCTGAAGAAGGCGGACATCGGGATCGCGGTGGCGGACGCCACggacgcggcgcgcggcgcgtcgGACATCGTGCTCACGGAGCCAGGGCTGAGCGTGATCATCAGCGCCGTGCTCACCAGCCGCGCCATCTTCCAGCGGATGAAGAACTACACCATCTACGCCGTGTCCATCACCATCCGGGTGGTGCTGGGCTTCCTGCTCCTGGCGCTCATCTGGCGCTTCGACTTCGCGCCCTTCATGGTGCTCATCATCGCCGTGCTCAACGACGGCACCATCATGACCATCTCCAAGGACCGCGTCAAGCCGTCCCCGATGCCCGACGCCTGGCGCCTGCAGGAGATCTTCGCCACCGGCGTCGTGCTCGGCACCTACCTGGCCCTCGCCACCGTGCTCTTCTTCTGGGCCGTCCGCGACACCACCTTCTTCACGGACACGTTCGGGGTGCGGCACATCGGCGACAGCACGGAGGAGCTGATGGCGGCGGTGTACCTCCAG GTGAGCATCATCAGCCAGGCGCTCATTTTCGTGACGCGCGCCCGGAGCTGGTTCTTCGTGGAGCGGCCGgggctgctgctggtggccgCTTTCCTGGCGGCGCAGCTGGTGGCGACGCTGATCGCCGTGTACGCCGACTGGCCGTTCGCGCggatcaagggcgtgggctgGGGCTGGGGCGCCGTCATCTGGCTCTTCACCATCGTCACCTTCTTCCCGCTGGACGTCTTCAAGTTCGCCATCCGCTACTTCCTCAGCGGCAAGCAGTGGAACAACGTCTTCGACAACAAGACGGCCTTCACCAACGAGCTCGACTACGGCAAGAGCAAGCGGGAGGCGCAGTGGGCCATCGCGCAGCGCTCGCTGCACGGCCTGCAGCAGCCCGAGGCGTCGGGCCTCTTCAACACCGACAACACCAACGACTTCATCGAGCTCTCCGAGATCGCCGAGCAGGCCAAGCGCCGCGCCGAGATCGCCAG GCTACGGGAGCTGCACACGCTAAAAGGCCACGTGGAGTCTGTGGTGAAGCTCAAGGGGCTGGACATCGACACCATCCAACATAACTACACCGTCTGA
- the LOC120669429 gene encoding homogentisate geranylgeranyltransferase, chloroplastic-like, translating to MYQILGITSVSLLPMKSLDDLSVTVLWGFLEALASSLCMNIYVVGLNQLFDIEIDKVNKPTLPLASGEFSMRTGVSLVVAFLVMSISIGIRSKSAPLMCALLVSFLLGSAYSIDVPLLRWKRHPFLAASCILVVRAILVQLAFFTHMQQHILKRPFAPTRSVVFATLFMCCFSAVIALFKDIPDVDGDRDFGIQSLSVRLGQQKVYRLCINMLMTAYTAAILVGASSPNLYQKIATVFGHGLLAFVLWQRARQFDITNKTCITPFYMFIWKLFYAEYFLIPFM from the exons ATGTACCAGATACTAGGCATTACTTCAGTGTCCCTCCTACCAATGAAGAGCCTAGATGATTTAAGTGTGACAGTTCTATGGGGATTTCTTGAG GCTTTAGCCTCCTCTTTATGCATGAACATTTATGTAGTGGGGCTGAATCAGTTGTTTGACATTGAAATTGACAAG GTCAACAAGCCAACTCTCCCATTGGCTTCTGGAGAGTTTTCAATGAGAACTGGGGTATCATTAGTTGTGGCATTCTTGGTCATG aGCATTAGCATTGGAATAAGATCCAAATCTGCTCCATTGATGTGTGCCTTGCTTGTCAGCTTCCTTCTTGGAAGTGCCTACTCTATAGAT GTTCCATTGCTCAGGTGGAAGCGACATCCCTTTCTCGCTGCATCCTGCATACTTGTTGTGAGGGCTATATTGGTTCAATTAGCTTTCTTTACACACATGCAG CAACATATTCTGAAGAGGCCCTTCGCGCCAACAAGGTCGGTGGTGTTTGCAACATTGTTTATGTGTTGCTTCTCTGCAGTAATAGCTTTATTCAAG GATATCCCTGATGTTGATGGAGATAGAGATTTCGGCATTCAATCTTTGAGTGTACGGTTAGGTCAACAGAAA GTGTATAGGCTCTGCATTAATATGCTCATGACAGCATATACAGCTGCAATTTTGGTAGGAGCATCATCTCCAAATCTGTATCAAAAGATTGCCACT GTGTTTGGTCATGGCTTGCTCGCTTTTGTGCTTTGGCAGAGAGCACGACAATTTGACATCACAAATAAGACATGCATCACGCCATTTTACATGTTCATTTGGAAG TTATTCTACGCCGAGTATTTCCTCATACCATTTATGTAG
- the LOC120671552 gene encoding plasma membrane ATPase 4-like isoform X2, with product MWNPLSWVMEAAAIMAIVLANGGVRTRGRPPDWQDFVGIVTLLFINSTISFIEENNAGNAAAALMASLAPQTKVLRDGKWSEQDAAILVPGDIISIKLGDIIPADARLMDGDPLKIDQSALTGESLPVNKMPGDSIYSGSTCKQGEIEAVVIATGVHTFFGKAAHLVDSTNNVGHFQKVLTAIGNFCICSIAVGMLIEVIVMYPIQHRQYRDGIDNLLVLLIGGIPIAMPTVLSVTMAIGSHRLSQQGAITKRMTAIEEMAGMDVLCSDKTGTLTLNKLTVDKNMIEPFVKDLDKDAVVLYSARASRTENQDAIDASIVGMLADPREARAGIQEVHFMPFNPVDKRTAITYIDSDGTWHRISKGAPEQIIELCRLREDLSRRVHAIIAKFADRGLRSLAVARQRVPECSKDAPGGPWQFLAVLPLFDPPRHDSAETIRRALNLGVNVKMITGDQLAIGKETGRRLGMGTNMYPSSSLLKDGDTGGLPVDELIEKADGFAGVFPEHKYEIVRRLQERKHICGMTGDGVNDAPALKKADIGIAVADATDAARGASDIVLTEPGLSVIISAVLTSRAIFQRMKNYTIYAVSITIRVVLGFLLLALIWRFDFAPFMVLIIAVLNDGTIMTISKDRVKPSPMPDAWRLQEIFATGVVLGTYLALATVLFFWAVRDTTFFTDTFGVRHIGDSTEELMAAVYLQVSIISQALIFVTRARSWFFVERPGLLLVAAFLAAQLVATLIAVYADWPFARIKGVGWGWGAVIWLFTIVTFFPLDVFKFAIRYFLSGKQWNNVFDNKTAFTNELDYGKSKREAQWAIAQRSLHGLQQPEASGLFNTDNTNDFIELSEIAEQAKRRAEIARLRELHTLKGHVESVVKLKGLDIDTIQHNYTV from the exons ATGTGGAACCCGCTCTCCTGGGTCATGGAGGCCGCCGCCATCATGGCCATCGTCCTCGCCAACGGAGGGGTGCGtacgcgc ggGAGGCCGCCGGACTGGCAGGACTTCGTCGGGATCGTCACGCTGCTCTTCATCAACTCCACCATCAGCTTCATCGAGGAGAACAACGccggcaacgccgccgccgccctcatgGCCAGCCTCGCGCCCCAGACCAAG GTGCTGAGGGACGGCAAGTGGTCGGAGCAGGACGCGGCGATCCTGGTGCCCGGCGACATCATCAGCATCAAGCTCGGCGACATCATCCCGGCGGACGCGCGGCTGATGGACGGCGACCCGCTCAAGATCGACCAGTCGGCGCTCACCGGCGAGTCGCTCCCCGTCAACAAGATGCCCGGCGACAGCATCTACTCCGGGTCCACCTGCAAGCAGGGCGAGATCGAGGCCGTCGTCATCGCCACCGGCGTCCACACCTTCTTCGGCAAGGCCGCCCACCTGGTCGACAGCACCAACAACGTCGGCCACTTCCAGAAGGTGCTGACGGCGATCGGCAACTTCTGCATCTGCTCCATCGCGGTCGGGATGCTGATCGAGGTCATCGTCATGTACCCGATCCAGCACCGGCAGTACCGCGACGGCATCGACAACCTGCTCGTGCTGCTCATCGGCGGGATCCCCATCGCCATGCCCACCGTGCTGTCGGTGACCATGGCCATCGGGTCGCACCGGCTCTCCCAGCAGGGCGCCATCACCAAGCGCATGACGGCCATCGAGGAGATGGCCGGCATGGACGTGCTCTGCAGCGACAAGACCGGCACGCTCACCCTCAACAAGCTCACCGTCGACAAGAACATGATCGAG CCGTTTGTCAAGGATCTGGACAAGGACGCCGTAGTCCTGTACTCCGCTCGAGCTTCGAGAACCGAGAACCAGGACGCCATCGACGCGTCCATCGTCGGCATGCTCGCCGACCCCAGGGAG GCCCGTGCCGGCATCCAGGAGGTTCACTTCATGCCGTTCAACCCCGTGGACAAGCGCACGGCCATCACCTACATCGACTCCGACGGGACATGGCACCGCATCAGCAAAGGCGCGCCGGAGCAGATCATCGAGCTGTGCCGGCTCCGGGAGGACCTGAGCCGGCGGGTGCACGCCATCATCGCCAAGTTCGCCGACCGCGGGCTGCGGTcgctggcggtggcgcggcagcgCGTCCCCGAGTGCAGCAAGGACGCGCCGGGCGGCCCGTGGCAGTTCCTGGCCGTGCTCCCGCTCTTCGACCCGCCGCGGCACGACAGCGCCGAGACCATCCGGCGCGCGCTGAACCTGGGCGTGAACGTGAAGATGATCACCGGCGACCAGCTGGCCATCGGCAAGGAGACGGGGCGGCGGCTGGGCATGGGCACCAACATGTACCCGTCCAGCTCCCTGCTCAAGGACGGCGACACGGGCGGGCTCCCCGTGGATGAGCTGATCGAGAAGGCGGACGGGTTCGCCGGCGTGTTCCCGGAGCACAAGTACGAGATCGTGCGGCGGCTGCAGGAGCGGAAGCACATCTGCGGGATGACGGGCGACGGCGTGAACGACGCGCCGGCGCTGAAGAAGGCGGACATCGGGATCGCGGTGGCGGACGCCACggacgcggcgcgcggcgcgtcgGACATCGTGCTCACGGAGCCAGGGCTGAGCGTGATCATCAGCGCCGTGCTCACCAGCCGCGCCATCTTCCAGCGGATGAAGAACTACACCATCTACGCCGTGTCCATCACCATCCGGGTGGTGCTGGGCTTCCTGCTCCTGGCGCTCATCTGGCGCTTCGACTTCGCGCCCTTCATGGTGCTCATCATCGCCGTGCTCAACGACGGCACCATCATGACCATCTCCAAGGACCGCGTCAAGCCGTCCCCGATGCCCGACGCCTGGCGCCTGCAGGAGATCTTCGCCACCGGCGTCGTGCTCGGCACCTACCTGGCCCTCGCCACCGTGCTCTTCTTCTGGGCCGTCCGCGACACCACCTTCTTCACGGACACGTTCGGGGTGCGGCACATCGGCGACAGCACGGAGGAGCTGATGGCGGCGGTGTACCTCCAG GTGAGCATCATCAGCCAGGCGCTCATTTTCGTGACGCGCGCCCGGAGCTGGTTCTTCGTGGAGCGGCCGgggctgctgctggtggccgCTTTCCTGGCGGCGCAGCTGGTGGCGACGCTGATCGCCGTGTACGCCGACTGGCCGTTCGCGCggatcaagggcgtgggctgGGGCTGGGGCGCCGTCATCTGGCTCTTCACCATCGTCACCTTCTTCCCGCTGGACGTCTTCAAGTTCGCCATCCGCTACTTCCTCAGCGGCAAGCAGTGGAACAACGTCTTCGACAACAAGACGGCCTTCACCAACGAGCTCGACTACGGCAAGAGCAAGCGGGAGGCGCAGTGGGCCATCGCGCAGCGCTCGCTGCACGGCCTGCAGCAGCCCGAGGCGTCGGGCCTCTTCAACACCGACAACACCAACGACTTCATCGAGCTCTCCGAGATCGCCGAGCAGGCCAAGCGCCGCGCCGAGATCGCCAG GCTACGGGAGCTGCACACGCTAAAAGGCCACGTGGAGTCTGTGGTGAAGCTCAAGGGGCTGGACATCGACACCATCCAACATAACTACACCGTCTGA
- the LOC120671614 gene encoding uncharacterized protein LOC120671614 → MTQEHPSPASSDTTVSSDSAPESDASTSSSPLSSGSSGSEPAVPKKPRPPVRSWPASDEIALLEAVAAHREKHGRMPSPSDIAAALQGRLRAEDRLGAEQVARRLRALRGRYDSAAARLSRGTIPVKEDDVTIYRLSKLIWAGTRKGKRRKKARAADARADPREFAELSGLYPCLSAEVEAIDKGCGAAAAAGVLKRAFGRIGDDTAARLEARVKMQRVAEARASAELDQLRRNVAGALLRLSK, encoded by the coding sequence atgACTCAAGAGCACCCCTCGCCGGCGTCCTCCGACACTACAGTATCCTCCGACTCCGCTCCCGAATCCGATGCCTCCACATCATCCTCGCCGCTCTCGTCCGGCTCCTCCGGATCCGAACCCGCCGTTCCCAAGAAGCCCCGCCCCCCCGTGCGCTCGTGGCCAGCCTCCGACGAGATCGCGCTCCTCGAGGCCGTCGCGGCGCACCGCGAGAAGCACGGGCGGATGCCGTCGCCCAGCGacatcgccgccgcgctgcaAGGCCGCCTCCGCGCGGAGGACCGCCTCGGCGCCGAGCAGGTCGCCCGGCGGCTGCGCGCGCTCCGCGGCCGGTACgactcggccgccgcccgcctctccCGCGGCACCATCCCGGTGAAGGAAGACGACGTCACGATCTACAGGCTCTCCAAGCTAATCTGGGCGGGCACGCGCAAGGGGAAGAGGAGAAAGAAGGCCCGTGCGGCCGACGCGCGCGCGGACCCGAGGGAGTTCGCCGAGCTGTCCGGGCTGTACCCTTGCCTCTccgcggaggtggaggcgatTGACAAGGGgtgcggcgctgcggcggccgccggggtgcTGAAGAGGGCGTTTGGGCGCATCGGGGACGACACTGCggcgcggctggaggcgagggtgAAGATGCAGCGGGTGGCGGAGGCCAGGGCGAGCGCGGAGCTTGACCAGCTGAGGAGGAATGTCGCCGGGGCTCTTCTGCGTCTGAGCAAGTGA